Proteins encoded within one genomic window of Marasmius oreades isolate 03SP1 chromosome 6, whole genome shotgun sequence:
- a CDS encoding uncharacterized protein (MEROPS:MER0029866; BUSCO:EOG09262U7S) encodes MLALRRVRLPSSSSRNLISATGVLRRTNATVTADSAITTSNSTQTPPLKAPAAKTREILLRPTVLKPKERRADTLPKPKTKSKVQKSEVKVEEKESTSTTKKQNTSTTNVAGRKRRRFVQRKRPQISLRNRRKWNRPLHEGVIPAYDEALKVIYRDSRTLKKEVKEFKAKVQRKEQELDAATEGTEQEVLDAELEKMREKLNILEVQSEINLPSVRWTVANAMADMRISSHRYLMEQRWRKDGGLDLLMERIHQMNVVPDVLPVVHPSIDLDVTVKPPLNRTFISSRRVFLVEPGRFLTPQQTIKPPTLFPHVYHPDTRLYTMLMVDPDVPDEDNQTFTTYLHWLKPNIPLSATRRGPIPDLNTHTTYMPPHPQRGTPYHRYTILLLPNPPKSSYSLNVQAKAQRGVPTSEYLDIPIVPNSGRLGFNVREFVKKWRLNGALGGGYHMFRQVWDPTVTGIYAAVLGQSEPHYGVPQKDNPYAAFKTFKKYV; translated from the exons ATGCTTGCACTGCGTCGGGTGCGGTtaccctcttcctcttcgcggAATCTGATTTCAGCCACTGGGGTTCTCAGAAGGACGAATGCGACGGTGACCGCAGACAGTGCCATTACGACGTCAAATTCGACACAAACACCGCCTTTGAAAGCTCCTGCAGCAAAGACTAGGGAGATTCTGTTGAGGCCTACGGTTTTGAAACCTAAAGAACGGAGAGCTGACACGCTACCCAAGCCAAAAACAAAATCTAAGGTTCAGAAGAGCGAGGTGAAGGTGGAGGAGAAAGAGTCTACGTCTACTACCAAGAAACAGAATACATCTACAACGAACGTTGCTGGTCGTAAACGACGCCGCTTTGTGCAGCGAAAAAGACCGCAGATCTCTCTTCGAAACCGGCGCAAATGGAATCGACCTTTACACGAAGGGGTTATTCCTGCGTACGATGAAGCGTTGAAGGTTATTTACAGGGACAGTCGGACGTTAAAGAAGGAAGTGAAGGAGTTCAAGGCAAAagttcagaggaaggagCAGGAGTTGGATGCGGCGACGGAAGGGACGGAACAGGAGGTGTTGGATGCCGAGTTGGAAAAGATGAGGGAAAAACTGAATATATTGGAAGTTCAGTCTGAGATTAATTTGCCGTCTGTGAGGTGGACTGTCGCGAATGCTATGG CGGACATGCGGATATCCTCACACCGTTATCTCATGGAACAGAGATGGAGGAAAGATGGAGGACTTGATCTTCTG ATGGAACGAATTCACCAGATGAACGTAGTCCCTGACGTCCTTCCTGTCGTACACCCTTCCATCGACCTGGACGTGACCGTTAAACCTCCCCTTAACCGAACATTTATCTCATCAAGACGTGTTTTCTTGGTAGAACCTGGACGGTTTTTGACGCCTCAGCAG ACAATCAAACCCCCGACACTCTTCCCTCATGTCTACCATCCGGACACGAGGCTTTACACGATGCTCATGGTTGACCCCG ACGTCCCAGATGAAGATAATCAAACATTCACGACGTATCTACACTGGTTGAA ACCTAATATTCCTCTGTCCGCCACACGCCGCGGACCTATTCCGGACCTCAATACACATACTACGTACATGCCCCCACACCCCCAACGTGGGACTCCTTACCATCGATACACCATCCTTCTTTTGCCGAATCCACCCAAGTCTTCCTACAGCTTGAATGTCCAAGCGAAGGCTCAACGTGGCGTTCCGACTTCGGAGTACCTGGATATTCCGATTGTTCCGAATAGTGGGAGGCTTGGTTTCAACGTACGAGAGTTCGTGAAGAAGTGGAGGTTGAACGGAGCGTTGGGAGGGGGATATCATATGTTCAGACAGGTCTGGGACCCTACAGTGACTGGGATATACGCAGCCGTTTTGG GTCAATCGGAACCTCATTATGGAGTACCACAAAAGGATAACCCGTACGCCGCGTTCAAGACGTTCAAAAAGTATGTGTAG
- a CDS encoding uncharacterized protein (BUSCO:EOG09261AMX) — translation MKANAPRSPTKEISGLPSQRDFFGDIHMNTAKGLPPDFRDIHMNTAKGYTLGNDIRMDTAKGSVSTIKQSGLPLKDREILESGEVKRKATVAQLYFLDYYFQMLGYTASRKERRTLFDKDTKERGLTASEYSKEFKSYCGRERVLLRKRRTKLRVDQFHIIAQVGQGGYGEVFLARKQETGEVCALKRMKKRTLHKMDEIRHVLIERDILTATKTPWLVRLLYAFQDAEHVYLAMEYVPGGDFRTLLNNSGVLKEEHARFYISEMFAAVNELHKLGYIHRDLKPENFLIDGSGHVKLTDFGLATGALNPKRIESMKVKLDKVKDNQVIHRSTLERRSIYRSIRNEDPRYADSIVGSPDYMAPEVLRGKPYSYSVDYWSLGCILFEFLAGFPPFSGGTPEETWTNLKNWTTVLRRPEYDKPEDLIFNLTDVAWDCTIQLIAHANTRYSSLAQVTNHPFFKNSKPPVKWDDLRSTRAPFVPALDSEIDTGYYDDFTSPEDMAKYAEVMEKQKNVGKVKEKEEPFARGVWVGFTFGKNGPGVNAGKGMGGLGEAYGEGDTLATIF, via the exons ATGAAAGCCAATGCACCTCGGTCACCCACAAAAGAAATATCCGGCCTTCCGTCGCAACGAGATTTTTTTGGAGATATCCATATGAACACAGCCAAAGGACTCCCTCCAGATTTTAGGGATATACATATGAATACTGCTAAAGGCTATACGCTTGGAAATGATATCAGAATGGACACTGCGAAGGGGTCGGTTTCGACCATCAAGCAAAGTGGATTACCTCTGAAGGATAGGGAGATCCTGGAGAGTGGCGAAGTCAAGCGCAAAGCTACAGTGGCACAACTAT aTTTTCTGGATTATTACTTCCAAATGCTCGGATATACTGCTTCACGAAAGGAACGTCGAACTCTCTTTGACAAGGATACAAAAGAACGAGGACTAACTGCGTCAGAATATTCGAAAGAATTCAAATCCTACTGTGGTCGCGAACGTGTCCTGTTGAGGAAAAGGCGTACTAAGTTACGGGTTGATCAATTCCATATCATCGCGCAAGTCGGGCAAGGCGGATACGGTGAAGTGTTTTTGGCGAGGAAGCAGGAAACTGGGGAAGTTTGTGCACTCAAGAGAATGAAAAAACGAACGTTGCATAAGATGGATGAG ATCCGACATGTTCTTATTGAAAGGGATATCCTGACTGCTACGAAAACGCCTTGGCTTGTCAGGCTTCTCTACGCTTTTCAAGATGCTGAGCATGTTTATCTGGCTATGGAATACGTTCCGGGTGGCGACTTCCGTACCCTATTGAACAACTCGGGAGTGTTGAAGGAAGAACACGCACGATTTTATATCAGTGAGATGTTCGCGGCAGTTAACGAGCTCCACAAGCTTGGGTACATCCATCGTGACCTCAAACCAGAG AACTTCCTTATAGACGGAAGTGGTCATGTCAAATTGACCGATTTCGGTCTCGCTACTGGTGCATTAAACCCCAAACGTATTGAGTCAATGAAGGTCAAG TTGGACAAAGTAAAGGATAACCAAGTTATACATCGTTCTACTCTGGAAAGACGCTCTATCTACCGATCGATTCGTAACGAAGACCCTCGGTATGCGGACTCCATCGTGGGTTCACCCGATTACATG GCTCCTGAAGTTCTCCGCGGGAAACCTTACAGCTACTCGGTTGATTATTGGTCCCTTGGGTGTATCTTGTTCGAGTTCTTGGCGGGCTTCCCTCCCTTTAGTGGTGGAACTCCCGAGGAAACATGGACCAACCTCAAAAACTGGACAACTGTTCTTCGAAGACCTGAATATGATAAACCGGAGGACCTTATCTTCAACCTGACGGACGTTGCCTGGGACTGCACGATTCA ACTCATCGCCCACGCCAACACACGCTATTCCAGTTTGGCACAAGTAACCAATCATCccttcttcaagaactcCAAACCTCCCGTAAAATGGGATGACTTGCGCTCTACACGGGCACCGTTCGTTCCGGCGCTAGACTCGGAGATCGATACAGGATATTATGACGACTTCACATCTCCCGAAGACATGGCCAAATATGCGGAGGTGAtggagaagcagaagaacgTGGGTAAGGttaaagagaaggaagaaccATTCGCGAGAGGTGTTTGGGTTGGGTTTACGTTTGGTAAGAATGGGCCTGGAGTCAATGCCGGTAAGGGGATGGGAGGGCTAGGCGAGGCTTACGGAGAGGGAGATACTTTGGCGACGATATTTTGA